AGTGCTAATTGGCAGTGATTGAATAActatattgttcttttttttgttgttgttgttgttgtgattaTCTGATTTCAAGTTGATTTCTTGATTAAATTGATAATGGGAAATATAAATTGACATTATTGCTAATTATTTTTACTGTAATAATgtcaattttaatttgtttctttgtgGTTATTTGCTCTAAAGTTGATTACTTGATTAGGTTGATGATGGGAAATTCTCATGCTATTAATTTTGTGGGTTGAAATAGTTCATAGTTCATATTGTATAGAGATTTTTTGgtggaaaaatattgtagctTTCGATGTTTGGGGAGTTCTGTGTGCTTTAGGTAATTTAGATTTcacagaaacaaaaagaaatttcaaatttgaatctttaatctttaatctttttgtgggttccaattagaAAATATCAATAATCATTTTCTTCATATCATATAATCTTTTAAGCATTGTCCCTACTTCTTCGtttctttgcattttttattaattaccGAGTATTTATCTATCTCTTTTTTGTGGATGATTAAAATTGTTGTTAGGTTCTTGGGGTCGAGAAAACTGCAAGTCAACGCGAAATTCAGAAAGCTTTCCACAAGTAAGTTTTCTTTAAATTTCCATCTCTGTTATGTTATTGTGTAACCTCTAAATTCATGTCCTTCCTACATCAAATTACCTGATCCGTGATTCACTATTGCCCGTTTGGTAACAAGGTTCAGTTTCAAAGTGCACAACTTTTTCAAGCTTCActccttcccccccccccccccccctctctctcctGAATACAGCCTTTTCAACCCCAGTTTCAAAAAGctgaaataaaatgaaataaaaaaaaagttgtaccaAACGGGAAATGTCTTCTTTGATGTAATTATGAATTGCAAAAATACATTAAATTGTTCACTTTTTTGTTACTAATATGGCCCTGGCTTGATCCAGCCTGAGTCTGGGCTATAGATGGAAATATATGTCTAAAGGGTATTTTTTGAGTTGTACTTTGCTTTGAATGGATAAAGTCTGTTTAAGTGTTAGTTTTGTCAATAATGGTGGTCCTAGCAGTTAATGGTGATGTGGGGTAGTGAAAATTTGGTGTTAGTATCATTTTGAACGCTTCTGTGTACTAGGGTTCTTTGAAGATCTTGAACAGTattttgcagaaaaaattttactttgatAAGGCAGTATAGAACAGGATAAGCATTGTCatgtttttccttctttttttttttttttctgataagttatgtttttccttattttcatCAAGTAGCTACACACCAGCCCGATTTATTGGTTTATGAGTTTTGGGAAAAGCATGGGTTATTTAAGACCCTGAAAATTGTAGTTTGGCTTCAATTATTCCACTTTCGATTTCAATGTTTGGAAAGGTTTGTAACGGACAATGTATCTGTTTAGTATAAATGCATTAGCTTcattatatttgtatataagTTTACTAAATTATAGCAAATGCACAGTACCTTAGATGCTGTATTTTAGATTCCCttctaaaaattaatccatATTGCtacttatctaaaaaaatatacttccatttatgagaaaaaatctacataacaaaatcttaagaGGGAACCTAAGGAATAGTACCTAAGTACTGTACTAAGTTTTCCCctatattttatattgtttcCATTTAATTACTGTTGTTTCTAATATTTCTTTTAGGCTCTCTCTTCAATATCACCCAGACAAGAACAAAAATAAGGGTGCTCAGGAGAAGTTTGCTGAAATTAATAATGGTATGATATTTCTAAATTGCATTGTATCCCGtgcaggtttttattttattttttaaatataaatataaaaagggtCTACTTACATAGCCAATTGGCATATAGAATATCCGTGTAAATGAGTACCCGTGTTGTCATCATGAGAACAATTCCATTAATTATTTCTGTTTAAATAATGATCAAATGCAAGTGACTACAATGTGAAGTCTGTATGGTCTGATCTACATCTCTTGTAATTATAAGATGAAAAATGATtcagttctttttattttgcttttgggtatttctttttggCATTCATTTTTGTTGGAAATGTTGACTTTACCTTCTTGTTTTCATCAGCGTACGAGATTTTATCTGacgaagaaaagagaaagaattatGATATGTATGGGGATGAGAAGGCTAGTCCTAGATTTGATGCTGGCTATTCACAGGACAATGATGGATATACTTACTTCAcaagtggtggtggtggaccAGGACATGGTCAGAATATTTTCAGACCTGGTGAATGGCAGAGTATGGGTGGGAGTGGAGGCTCCAAGTCATTTTCGTTTTCCTTTGGTGGCTCTGGTGGTCCAGGCTCATTTGGTTTTGGCTTGAATGATAttttttccaacttttttggcGGTGATACAAAAGGCGGGGGTCAGTTTGGTGGTTTTGGTGGTTCAACCAGGTCTCAATCTGGCCCTAGGAGTTCCCCAAAGAACATCAGGACCATAAATTCACAGGTCTTTCAGAAAGAAATAAGTGAACAAGGGATGACTTGGCTTTTGTTGTCGTACACTCCCACATTGAAGGGGAATCAACATATTGAGTCAATCTTAGAGGAGGTAGCCAGTACACTGCAGGGAGCTTTACAGGTACTCCtgtgtttttctttatgttctcTAGCATTAGACATTCCTTTGATCAGTGtatgcttattttgtttttccctcTGACAGGTTGGAAGCATAAACTGTGAAACAGAACTGTCTTTCTGTAAGGTCCTTGGCATATATCCCCGTAGAGCACCCAgggtatttatttattcatacaTATCAAGTGACAAGGGTTCTTTGGTGGAGTACAATGGTGAGTTGGCTGTGCAGGATTTGAAATCATTCTGCCAAGAACACTTGCCAAGATTTTCAAAACGTGTTGACCTGAGGCATTTTGAGTTTCCCTCTGTGACCAGTGAAAAATTACCTAGGGTCATACTTCTTTCCACCAAAAAGGATACACCTGTTATCTGGCGTGTCCTCAGTGGGTTGTATCGCAAGCGCTTCATTCTATATGATGCACAGGTATGTTATCTCTGCCCATTAGTTTGATTTACTTGTTTTCCTTTATAGACCTTTCTTCAGTGAAAAGAAGATACTGTTGATTCAGTCTGGCCTGAAATCGTTAATGATTTTGATAGGGTGTACAGTGGCAGAATCTATTGGAAAGAATAAGGAGTTTATAAAATGACAAcactttctttacttgcatatatttaaatggaatGCTTTTGTATTAAAATCATTGATTAGGCTTGCCAGGTTAGCTTTCTTAGCAAATTGAATCAGACTCTTTTTCTTATGATGAAAAAGACACTTAGGCTGTttacataccaaaaaaaaatatgttgctTTTGTGGAGTTCGAAAGTGATGGTTGGTTGACAGCCTTACAATTTTTGGGGAGATTGATTTCCAGATGGAAAAAGTTAACCTACAAATCGGTTTGGAGGAAAATTCCTCCATGCCACTACATGACAATTAATAAAACTATCCTTGTGTACTTTTAGTGACATGATCTATATAATGGagtcatataattttttaaataatacatgtAGATGGTTTTATGAGTCGCCACGTAATGGATTGGATGAGATTCCTCCAAACCAGTGTGGtgacaaattttgtcatttccAGACTTAAACCTGCAACATCTCACTTGGGCAGAGGGTACTTCTAGGTTATTTGCATACTCGAAGTAGATAATCTAATAAAAGATAGAGTAATTCATTCATTTATTACATTGCTCTAGGTTCAAGATGTTACTGATCTGACTGTGAGAAGGTTAGGAGTTGATGCACTTCCGGCCATAGTTGGTTGGCTATCAAATGGAGAGAAGCATGTCCTAAAAACAGGGATCTCTGTGAAAGACATCAAATCTGCAGTTAATGATCTTAGTATATTACTTGGTGGTTTTgagaaaaagaacaagaaggaAGGAACCAGAAAGGCAAAAACTAGTACAGAGGAGAAGCGGATACCTCTGCTGACGGGTTCTAATTTTGATGCTCTATGTGGAGAATCAACTCCCGTTTGCATTATTGGTGCTTTCAGATCTTCCAGAGCAAGGGAGAAGCTGGAATCAATCCTATCTATGGTGAGTCTAATTTTCTTGCATAGTTTTCTTGGTTGAGTGGGTAGGTTAAAATATTCCAATTATTTGTGTCAATATGCTATATAGCTCAACTGGGTAAGTATGTGATTCAAAGACCCAATGGGTGTGTAAGTtgccaattaaaaaaatgcgtaataatttttatttcatcagATTGGGGTGGGGGATTCAAACATATAGTAAGTTTTTACATCTTAACTGGAGAGAGAACATGAAAGTCATCCAAAGTCAATAAATCAAGGTTTTTCACATATTGGAAGTTCCTTTGccatgatatttatttatttatttactttttgggTCTGATGAATAATTGTGCTTTCAGGTTTCTCAGAAATCACTCACAAGGCGACAGAATTCAGCCTTTGGCTCTAGGGATTCCATTTCCTACGCAGTCTTAGATGCCACCAAGCAGTCAGCATTCTTAAATGCATTTGAAAAAGCAGGTTTTAAATCAGTAGATAAGCTCTTAGTGGCCTACAAACCACGGAAGAGAAAGTTTGCATCGTTTGTTGGTGAAATGACGATAGAAGAAGTAGAGAGGTTCATCGGCTCTGTTCTTAATGGGGACATACAGTTTAGGGAGACAAGAAAGAAGCCGGTCCTTAAGCAAGAGAGCTAATTGTAAAATACTTGTACATAGTTCAGAGTGATAGTGTCATTTATCTTGAGTACAGTATAAATACAGATCATTGGGACTAAAGCAAAGACTCAGCAAAGAGATGCATTTTGGTTTAGTCCCACATATAGCCTCTAGCCATCatttagggcctgtttggattgaggagggAGGGAGGAGGAGTGGAGGGGAGTAGCGTAGAGTTGGACGACAAATCATTAATTAGGTAGAAGCATTTAGTTGTCATGTAAAAGTGCAGTTACAAGAGATTTGCAGAATGGGTGGGAAAATCCCTGGCCCTATAGAAGGGGTTTTTGTTACAAAGATGATAAAGAGTTTTCATACATACGTTCAGATGTATGaaatctaattattattattttttcattttctggtttggttcttgtgaaattttatcttattattattattattattattatttatttgatctCTACGCTCATTTTAAGtttgtttagactttagagaaTGCTAGATGAAGGTGTAGGAATTAGGTACCAATCATTGGGCCTGGGGAGATTGTTCTTTGCCACTAACCCGTGGGCTCAAGATGTGCTAATTGGGTTATATTAAGTAATGGTGCAAAAGCAGATCATGACCACAAAAGTATGAAACCCAGCCACTCAATTTATAAGCTTTGTTTTATGTatgctaaaatgcaaaactcattttttaagtttcttcagattttatttaagttttttaacttttttttttaaattcattttagttATCTAACttttagatttattcaattaaggtctttttgttatttttttttaaatctgtattttttaatcattaattgattttttttttaatttaaaaaaatttgaagaaaaatttaaaaaattgaaaaattaataacaacatataacaaaagttgatgaaaaagtcttaattgaataaacttgaaagtttaTTCAATCTTGCTTtcagttttacattttagctttttatttaatcacacattttattaatttataaatttaaatcaataataaaattgtgaGACTCCTGAAACGTTGGACACGACTCTTCAACTAGAATATAGAACTAAAATACTAGatagtaaatttaaaaaaacattatagtAACCAAGAGATTGACTCTTCttgcaaattctttttttccctcatgTAATCAAAAAGTTCAAAACTAGCAACTAATGGTAGCCCATTCTGTAGCCTCCTAGGCATCTATTTTGTAATTGACTGTAGGGATGAAAATTTTTCCTCGCCCCTCCCCGCTTCGCCTCGTGCGGGTTTTTCCCGCCCGCAAAAGTagtggggcggggatggggcaagattttatCCCCGTACTATGGGGCGGGGATgcgtttagactttttagacccacccagCCCCGCCCCTCCCCGTCCCTGCTCCGCCCGGCGTTGCTAAgtgttataattgtaaattttttataccctaaaaccctactatattaaacaaacatatcaatattggcttattttattctatccaATGTGATTCTCTGcctattttgttatgtgttatactatgagattttcttttatttttttatttatgattgtcttgttatacaattggatatattattcaattttttctaaaaattgatttgatttgataggataaatttagttgtaatttcaactatatttttattaatgaaataagtttcattaaaaaaaattatattagttgtaaggaaaattaacataaagTAGAGTTTTATGGGGTGGGACAGGGCTTTGCGGGGCCCCAAGGGGCGGGAATGGAGTGAAAAAGTTTTCCTCATCATATAGGGCgaggcggggatggggcaagacaaAACTTTGCGGGACGGGGAcgaagaccccatccttcggccccgccccacctcattgccatccctaattgCTTGTGCCCATTTTACAATACTTATTTTTTCCCACCCTCTCAAAGAGGATAgcttgtttatatatatagacaaagtttagctacaaaattggttgtagttttagttttaaaattagttataaccttaatacaatatctttttattggaagtaaattttgacaaatctattattgaattacatcttctttttatatcctccatgcttgcaaaattgcTAGagaattaaagattaataactatgttatcaataaattgtttaaattgcaaatttttgtagtttaaaattatgcataaaatataagtttaatcATATCgtatataaaattcaattaacacaaaatttgacatgtatattaagagcgtaaagaacatgcaattcaacggttagatttttaaaatataatatttattttattgagtaaggttgtaaccttaagcttttattcaaaatataatattgattttATGATCTTTTGTAGTATCTACTGCTTTCagcttaaaaaattatttcttgttatctcacacattttttttgtaatttttttccttaataataaataaattgatggAAAATTCAAATCCATGTTCTTTCTGGCGGAGAAAGAAACTAATCAAGTAGTCCAATAATCAAACCACAAACCTCTAGAGTCTAGACAAACATCTTCATAATTTTATACAAATAATGTTGTTTCCCCAAGACATTAATTTTTAGCTGGGACCtatactaataattttataatccCTATGATAACAAATAATTTGTACCCAAGCACACATGACTTGATCGCATCTATGTTCTTATGTCTAGATAATGACATTATTTGACAAAGAATATTTCACAAAGTCCTGTCACCTAAATCAACTCCCTCCCTAAATTTGGAGCTGGTATATGGTGTACCCAgcatatatgccgggtcacTCACACACTGACCGGTCCCATACACTGTGGAGCTCACCTCTGTGTGAGagacccggcatatatgccagATACAACATATAATTTTCGCTAAATTTGAGGCattaatttagtattttttttttcaacaaatttgcCATTGGATCCAAGTATTGATCGCCGTGATTCCTGGGACTCTCTCCAATGCATGTCACGTGATGGCACATGGCAACGTGACACGTTGCAGCTTACGAAACTTCCACGGTGTAAATGGCTTTGCAAATTGTACCTTGAattttacctctctctctctctctctctctctctcttcatgaCTCGTTTTGCCAAGATGGGAGTTTATGTGAactcagctctctctctctcttttttcatgACTCGTTTTGCCAAGATGGGAGTTTATGTGAACTCAGCTCACATTTTGCGGCAAAGGATAGTGCTACGCACCACAAAGCCGATTTACTTGCTTTTCTCATAAATTAAAGAATGATCACCcacagattaaaaaaaaggaaaaaaaaaattgaggtaaATCTCatcttgaaaaacaaaattgatccACCCTTTGAGTTTGAGGTTTTAATCTTCTTCGAgtcatgcattttttttcaatttaaatatgTGGGTATTGGTAGaaggaaatggaaaaaaaaaaaaaaaagatatttgaatcggcaatagtttttttttaataaaaaaattaattgtccataatatttttacaatactttcactatatatatatatatatatatatatatatatatatatatatatatatatataaaataagccaaagcgtagagaaaatcaaattagaatctaaattaaatttcaattagagtccaattttgtgttatatgtcccatttaatttttaatttttgtgccaagtgaattattgagtgtaaaaattgaaaagttcaaatccaattaaattctaaattggatttcaattgaagTACAATTTTGTACCAcatgtccatctaattttttaatttttatagcaagtgaattattaggtgtaAAAATCGAAAAGTATGaatccaattaaattatatatatatatatatatatatatatatatataaaatttgaattgtataatagtgattatttttaattatatttgtgtatatatacaaaGCTACACAATAATATTATGTAGTATGCTGTTATTGgtggataaaaaagtaattttaattgtggatttaaattagaattaataataacATGCCACctagatttgttgtgaaattattgtaacaTAACAGCTCCTTTTTATATGAAAGAAGATTGTTAGGTATCTTACTAAAGCAAGTCACATAATGTATAATTCACgtgatttttgaaattttgtcatttttttagtattttacgaCTAAACTTCTTTTGATCAGTTTGGAGTTTGGAACACATAATGTATATCATACCAATCTTGTGCCATGCTTTACCCTTTATAATCACTCAAAGGCTCACTACACTTTTTCTACCtaatcacttttttaaaaaatctttctCAATGCACCTCAACCACAAGGCTTTAATTACTGGATCCTATAATTTACacaataataatactaataaaaacaaaactactcATGTCCTTATAAAAAAAcctctatgttttttttttctccaccattttttttttttttacttttttacaaTTACAAATGATGTTGTTTTGCTATAGATCCAAAAATTTATCCATGGGGATTCTCATCCTCCCCTCTATAAAGGCGATCATTGGGATCACTACTTCCCCTTTCCGCATTTTCTCATGCCATTCTCCTAACTTACAGTATCTAATGGACACTCTGGGCAGGATCCTATACAGAACTTTAAACTCTTCTATTTTCCTCGGAATCTACTAGAGGGGTGAATCTACCGATTACCAAGGAAGGGTTGGAGGTATTGAAagataaagaaaggaaaaacagagCCGAGGAGAAAGACAcaggagagagagaagtagatgaaaagaaaatgaacgAAGAGGTTTATGAAGACTTACTCTAGGAAGAAAAATCTCCTCGGACTAGTTCTTGGTAATTGTGAGGGCACTTGTAGACTGAAAAGTTTTGCAGGTTTGTTGTATGAGTATTGAAATGGGGAGAATGATTTGATTAGATGATATTTATATCAAAGGAGGTTTACAAGCGGGAAAATTCCCGCCTGGGTTCTAGCAAAGTCCTCAACCGTTGGATCCGCATCGCACCGTAGAACGTGGAGGACATAAAGCCGTAGAAATTTAATGAGGGAGTGTCTCAGAAGCTGAAGCGCCAGGTACATGCCTTGGGCAGGTAAAAAGACATTCGCGTAGTTAGAAGATACGTGTAATGGGAATAGAATGATTTTGGTGGCATcaaaattcttctttcttatcGAGGAGCCCGAAagaagaatctcgaggggctattgtgggggagATGGGCTTAGAAGTGTACATTTATGTGCATAATGGGTCGGAGGCCCAAGTCGAGAACATTTAGTGGTCCGAGAATGAGTAAACATCTTACTAAGGGTCTGTATTAATTTATAAAGAAGCAAGGTTTGATCGTGATCATCCTAGAAGTTGGTCCGAAGAGGAACGTCTCCTCAGATCAGCTAAGCCGAGGTCGGAATGAGTTATCTGCCATTCAGAGACAATGTCCCATGAGACTCTGTTGATAAGGATGTGCAACACAGGGGtataggacaaaagaaaaccatgAAATATCTAAAGGAAAAGCTATTGCCACCGTATTGAATGTTCTGCAACTAactctctgaccgcattaatgaggaagtgatgcctgagtaGCAGTGTTCAGTATTATGGCTATCTTTAAAAgtttcaagaaggtgctgatgggacaagtatcctgatcgacaatctgatccatacgtgaaGGATAGAAAGAGGAGAGGAAAAGCCCCAAGAGAAAGGGATCGggagataaagagagaaaacacttgAGATTGAATATATTTGTAATCTGtctttaagaagaaagaaatataagaaccaGCTCCTCGACTTGAGTTCGAGGACAATTTTTCATCATAGAAACTAGTCCATCAATATTGTTTTGTAATCTTGGGCCACTACCGTTGTTAGCTAAGCTCATAAGAAACCAGATTTCaaatccactctctacaaatttattgtattgggctctttgggcctatacccttCCTATTATTGggtttaggtacaaattgtgaccttacatatacatacatatatatatatatatatatatatatatatgtaatttgaactgtataattgtgattatttttattgtatctgTGCATATGCACGGAGTTACACAATAATATTATgtaatagattgttattagtggatagaaaaataattttaattgtggATTCACgtgatttttgaaattttgtcatatttataGTACTAAACCTCTTTTCATTAGTTTGGAGTTTGGAACACAAAGTCGGTTGCACTTAtggtagagaaaaaaaagtgattagCTACACTTTTTCTAGCTaaacacttatttttttttaaagctttctCAATGCACCTCAACCACAAGTCCACAAGGCTTTAATTACTAGATCCTATaatttacatataataataatactaataaaaaaactacttatgtccttatactaaaaaaacctctatgttaattttttttttctctaccatttttttttgacttttttacaATTACAAATGATGTTGTTTTGctataaatccaaaattttaaatactttgaagaataaagaaaaaaaatttattttttcatatatatattttttaagcaaaCAAGGTGGTGAGACGCacatacaaaatttatttttatattcttattacttttaaattgatttattttctcaatttatttgaaGGAACTAAATTAGATGtttaaaatttatgtatttagaTTAGTCTCTTATATTAATTGTTATTAATAATGAAttgattattttcattcatttattttgatgatatgaAATTAAGAAATGATTGCTTTCATTGTTATTtatgaaattaagaattgttattaataatgaattgattatttattttctcaattcttttttttttagtattgattaatatttttaaagttaatttcatCTTTCAATCTTGCTTTTTTAATCTTCCCCCTCCCCCTTGAGAGAAATTCTAGCTCCGCCACTGTATAATGT
This genomic stretch from Castanea sativa cultivar Marrone di Chiusa Pesio chromosome 9, ASM4071231v1 harbors:
- the LOC142609343 gene encoding dnaJ protein ERDJ3A, whose amino-acid sequence is MTRLPFLTLLLVSLFILTLEAKTKDLYKVLGVEKTASQREIQKAFHKLSLQYHPDKNKNKGAQEKFAEINNAYEILSDEEKRKNYDMYGDEKASPRFDAGYSQDNDGYTYFTSGGGGPGHGQNIFRPGEWQSMGGSGGSKSFSFSFGGSGGPGSFGFGLNDIFSNFFGGDTKGGGQFGGFGGSTRSQSGPRSSPKNIRTINSQVFQKEISEQGMTWLLLSYTPTLKGNQHIESILEEVASTLQGALQVGSINCETELSFCKVLGIYPRRAPRVFIYSYISSDKGSLVEYNGELAVQDLKSFCQEHLPRFSKRVDLRHFEFPSVTSEKLPRVILLSTKKDTPVIWRVLSGLYRKRFILYDAQVQDVTDLTVRRLGVDALPAIVGWLSNGEKHVLKTGISVKDIKSAVNDLSILLGGFEKKNKKEGTRKAKTSTEEKRIPLLTGSNFDALCGESTPVCIIGAFRSSRAREKLESILSMVSQKSLTRRQNSAFGSRDSISYAVLDATKQSAFLNAFEKAGFKSVDKLLVAYKPRKRKFASFVGEMTIEEVERFIGSVLNGDIQFRETRKKPVLKQES